The genomic interval TTAAAAAATCCTTATACTTTGGACAGAAGATTTAAGGAAGTACTATATCTTCAAAATTTTGAATAAATCAACCCAATTTTTCAAGTAAAACATCTTTTATGATGAATTAGAAGTTTTCTCTCACAAACTCTACAATATAACAACATTTATCGCTTGTTGAATATTTTTTTACTATTGTTAGTTTCATTTTGTTGAATTTCAATATTCATAGGTTTTAATTTGACTTTTGGTAATTTCAGTAAGTTGTATGAAAGGAGGAAATTCGTGAATTCATATGCGATTTTATTAGATTTTATCTCATCGTAATTTTACAATTGTAAACCTGTCATATTTAATATGAGGATGCTGACTTTAGGTCAGTGGATTAAGTGGGTTCAAAGAAATTTAAAAAGTATAGCAATACTAACAATAATAAAAAATTAAACAAAAGCAGTCAAAAATCAAAACTTATTGTAGTGGCTATGGTCATTGTAGTTGCTAGTATAGGAATAATAGGTTTTATGACCACTTCAGCCATTGAAAATAATAATACTAATTCTTCAAGTCAAAATCTAACAGGCGACTGGATGGATGTGCATGGTATAGGAACTTACTCAGCGGATGACGCAAGTAACCATAACAATTCGCTGTATTTAGCAACTCATAATGGTTTGTTCAAAAAAGATATTGGTAATAATACCTCCGGCTGGCTTGAAGTTGGAAACGATAAATCAGACTTGATGGGTTTTACAGTTGACCCTTCTACCAAAGGTGTTATGTATTCAAGTGGACATCCACAAACTGGTGGCAATCTGGGCTTTAGAACAAGTAATGATTATGGAGTATCATGGCAAAAGGTATCTGATGTAACAGCTCCAACTCCTATTGATTTTCATACAATGACTGTTGGGAATAATCCTAAAATCATCTATGCTGCAAGCGGAATGGGTGATAACATCTTTATCTCTACAGATGGTGGCGGTAACTGGACTATTGTTAGTCCACCAGATGGACAACGAGTCATCACGTTAGCTACCAATCAATCAAATTCCAATATTCTTTATGCAGCTACAACTAATGGATTATTCTCAAGTCAAGATCAAGGTAAGAATTGGCAAGAAATCAATAATGAATTGATAAGCGGTAATGATACTATGGTAACAGGCATTGAAGTTTCTTCGGATGGCAAAACATCATATGCTTTTGCGGTCCCAAATCAACCCAATGAAACAGGTAACGGTTACATCATAAAATCGACTGATGGTGCAAAAACTTGGACGAAGACTGAAGGACAAATTCCAGGAGCTCAATTTGTAAGTAAATTTGGATTTGATAATAATGGAGTAATTTATGCGGCACTTATTCAGGATAGTACAGAGACCGGGGTAGCATCAAGTGTTTATAGTAGTAATGATGATGGGAAAACTTGGACACTTGAAGGAACCAATAATGACAAGTTATTGACTAAGTAGTAATCAAAAAATTGTCGATGTAATTCTAATGATTATTATCCTATTACTTTTCATTTAGTTATAGCAAAATTACATTATGATCTATTCTCCTCTATATAATGTTAATAGATTGATGAGGTGAGATGAGCAAAAAAAGACAGGTTATAACTATAAGTATTGTAATAGTTGTAATTGCTTCAATCACTATATATATTGAATTGGTTATGAAACCTCAAAATCTAAATATGAATTCTGGAAGAACATCTCCATTTGCAGTATATTTCCATTCGAACTTGAGTATTTTGATGGACGGGGAACCAATGATAGTACCAAGCCAAATTGGCATTGACTATAACTTATGGAATGACCTAGTCTTGATAAACTTGGATATCCAGGCATGCCAATGGATGAGGAAGGAAAAACAACCATGCCAGGAATGGCTCCGCTATATACTACAAATGATAAAGGACGAATTACCGTTGGTTCAATAATAGATAGAGATTATTCTCTTGGAGAATTTTTAAGAATATGGGGTGGGCTTGATTTAGAGGACAAGTTAGTTAATGCAACAGTTAATGGTAATGCGGTAACCGATTATACTAATATCAAATTAGAAGATGATCAGCAGATCGAGTTATACCTTCAGACTAAAAAATAGGTTTTAAGGATTAATGTATAACCATAATTTCTATAACAATCAAATTTTTGAATTGGCTACTTTGCACTTTCTAAAATATCTTATGTAACTATATTGTCCTATGTAAAGCGATAGCTGTAGACATCCTAGAGGCAAATACATGATGTACCTATTCAGAATCATAAATAGATATGGTGCTTTTGGATAACTTTGAATTTATTTCTTCAACATTAAAACCTGTAATTTCCAATGTGTCTTTCAGTTTGTCCAATAGTGTTTTCCTATATTTTTGAAGGTTAATATTTTCAGCTACAGGAACCATCGTTGAAAAGCTCCTTTTAGTATATTCATCTTCATGAACTGTTTCAAACCAATAGACTTCATCACTTTGACCTTTATCTAATAATCTACCTAACAGTCCAGCTCTAACACCTTTTCCATAATGATCAGGAGCAAACCGGAGTTTCTGTGTAAATTTTAATTCTTGATTTATTAGGTCATTTGATTTGACAATTACATTTTCAAGCTCAAAGATAGATTCTCTTAGCAATGTTGGTACCTTTTCGAATCTTTCCCCAGGTTGTTTAATTATTTCCGATACTACTCGATAAAACCATTTTCTTATCCACAATGGATTTGATTTTGCTAATCCATCTAGACCTTTTATGAATATTCCTTCGTTTTCATTACCTGACCATGCTAAAAATCTATTTTTTTTACCATAGAATATCGAGTTAACAAACTTATTTTTTATTTCTATAGTAATTCCAAGCTCTTTTTTACAAGTGCTTATAAATTGTCGAATCTTTTCGTCTTCATACTTTTCTATACCTATCCTATTTGTCCTTACAAAAATCGAATCAGTAAATCCAAATACTAAGTCAAAATCAAATGGTGTTTGTTTTGCAATAGTTTCCATTTGAATATGAATTCTCCTTGCTTCTCCAGTTATACATTCTGCTACCATATAGTTTGAAAATGGAAAATATTCGGTTCCAAATAATCCATATCCTGCATTTGCAAATAGTTTTGCTCCTAATTGATAGGTTTGATATTCCTCTTCAAGTAAAATATTTGGATTTGATTTGGATTTCTCTTTTTTCAGCAAATTCAAGTATTTTTCGCGTTCTGTTAAAACATTTAGTAGTATCAAAGGTAACGCTCCTTGTCTTTTTTTGCAGATCCAATACTTCGAAACTCTCCTGTTAATTTTTTTCTCTTCTAGATACGTGTTTATTATGTCAATAGTATCTTGATTCAAATATGCGGATGGATCATTTTCACAACAATTGCAATTTAGTGTATCAAAAGATAGATTATTTTTTATTATAATAGAAGGATACATTCCTTTTACATCTAATTCGTAAATAACGGAATTATGAAAGAAACCCTTTTCTGGTATAGTATGATGTCCTCCACCATATTCTTGTTTTTCTAACTTGTAGTATGGAGTATGGTCCAAAGTTATTTCCCCTCTTGCAATCATTTTCCTATATTTATTTTCGTACCACTTACTAACGTCAGTGTTACAGATTTTGAAATAATCCATTTCAGCATATTTCGAAAATTCTTTCATCAAACGCAAAACAAGACAGTTATTATATTGAGCAAGAAGCATTGCAAGTTCAGCATCTCTTTTCACATACTTTTTTTGCTCTTGTATTGGTAAATCGTAGATATTTACGGAACCAGCATCCTTGTTATCATATTTTGATATACCCAACAAAGCTTCGCTTACATTTTCTAAACTTGTAGTTCCATATTTTCCCTCAAATACATTATCTTGTATTACTTTTTTCTCAAATACCTTGATTAGATCAAGGTGTTTATTTATTGAACCTTTTTTTAGAGATACATAATTTCTATTATATCCTAGTTCAAATGGAGAATCTAAGTTATAATATAGGCACCTTTGATGCAGTAAGAAAAAGTCTGAATCTCTACCTTTTAATCTCTTTCCATTTTTAGCGTCATAGATGGCAATTCCTGTAGTATACCAACCAAATGTTAATGGAAATTGGTTAAAGTAAAACAGAATATCCTTTATTAGTTCCTTTTCTGGATTCGAAGAATTAGATTTCTCATATTTAGAAATATGTAACACAATTCTTTCACCCCAATTAGTACAAAAACCTGCTGCAAATATCTGAGTTTTTGAATGATTATATTTCCCCTTGTACGGAATCCATTCCAAGTCAACACTTGCAGAATTTATCACTTCATCTCTGAAGCTCTTGATTTCATTTATTTTTGTTTTAACTATAATATTTTCATATTTCATAGAAATTAAAATCACCTTTTTTCATCCGATGGTTTATTATTATCATCGTTAACAGTAACTACATCACTTCCATCTCTACCAAGTGTATCGATCTCGTTATTTGAAATATCTGCCTTTGTAGAATGTTTCAATGCTATTTGAAGTTGTGAATTTTCCTGATGTAATTGCTCTGCAGTTTGGCTAGACTGTAATTGTTGTGATAAATCATTTTTATTTTGCAGTTCATTTGGATGTGACCTATCTGACCTACGTGACTCGCAGTCTAGCAAATTTTCGTCATGAGTCACATTATCAAGGGTTTTTTTACAATTATCGTTAATTTGATCATGTTTATTTATATCTAAATTTAGGTCAGAAAGGTCATTTGGGTCAGATGCAGTCTTTATGTATGATATAACTACGGGCTTTGATGAAACTAGGTGAATTTTTGGATCATCCACCAGGATTTCGTAAACATTTCTTAATTTTTTGTTGCTTGATATTTTAAATTTATTTTTACTAGGAACATCAGTCTCTGAGCCCCCTAAAAGGTATGATTTTATATAATCATCTTTCTTACAAGCCTCTTTTACTAATTCTTCTAAAGAAAAAGGACAAGGCGATTTCC from Candidatus Nitrosocosmicus hydrocola carries:
- a CDS encoding sialidase family protein is translated as MGSKKFKKYSNTNNNKKLNKSSQKSKLIVVAMVIVVASIGIIGFMTTSAIENNNTNSSSQNLTGDWMDVHGIGTYSADDASNHNNSLYLATHNGLFKKDIGNNTSGWLEVGNDKSDLMGFTVDPSTKGVMYSSGHPQTGGNLGFRTSNDYGVSWQKVSDVTAPTPIDFHTMTVGNNPKIIYAASGMGDNIFISTDGGGNWTIVSPPDGQRVITLATNQSNSNILYAATTNGLFSSQDQGKNWQEINNELISGNDTMVTGIEVSSDGKTSYAFAVPNQPNETGNGYIIKSTDGAKTWTKTEGQIPGAQFVSKFGFDNNGVIYAALIQDSTETGVASSVYSSNDDGKTWTLEGTNNDKLLTK
- a CDS encoding DNA polymerase domain-containing protein, whose product is MKYENIIVKTKINEIKSFRDEVINSASVDLEWIPYKGKYNHSKTQIFAAGFCTNWGERIVLHISKYEKSNSSNPEKELIKDILFYFNQFPLTFGWYTTGIAIYDAKNGKRLKGRDSDFFLLHQRCLYYNLDSPFELGYNRNYVSLKKGSINKHLDLIKVFEKKVIQDNVFEGKYGTTSLENVSEALLGISKYDNKDAGSVNIYDLPIQEQKKYVKRDAELAMLLAQYNNCLVLRLMKEFSKYAEMDYFKICNTDVSKWYENKYRKMIARGEITLDHTPYYKLEKQEYGGGHHTIPEKGFFHNSVIYELDVKGMYPSIIIKNNLSFDTLNCNCCENDPSAYLNQDTIDIINTYLEEKKINRRVSKYWICKKRQGALPLILLNVLTEREKYLNLLKKEKSKSNPNILLEEEYQTYQLGAKLFANAGYGLFGTEYFPFSNYMVAECITGEARRIHIQMETIAKQTPFDFDLVFGFTDSIFVRTNRIGIEKYEDEKIRQFISTCKKELGITIEIKNKFVNSIFYGKKNRFLAWSGNENEGIFIKGLDGLAKSNPLWIRKWFYRVVSEIIKQPGERFEKVPTLLRESIFELENVIVKSNDLINQELKFTQKLRFAPDHYGKGVRAGLLGRLLDKGQSDEVYWFETVHEDEYTKRSFSTMVPVAENINLQKYRKTLLDKLKDTLEITGFNVEEINSKLSKSTISIYDSE